The Punica granatum isolate Tunisia-2019 chromosome 4, ASM765513v2, whole genome shotgun sequence genome has a window encoding:
- the LOC116204543 gene encoding uncharacterized protein LOC116204543 isoform X1, which yields MARIAPPPKTSSVAAVAILLLLTTALPPPAASSLSYTNYRILLSLSHSLATRVANLRRARGDLDGYGRAAAIADRLERVMGLGFWRLMGSVGWDYVRNYSWGRDLDYWELYEAVPELNELLGLLGEYSRGRTDAERAAWVGRNYGSVLRASKSIVGRLLRVFSKAGPMKEAVETLRREVVEGDFLRDCLELGTDDLKGLIQILKDLAVQYYSSPDASACRFRRFSMIQSQNGKLTKIWDEETIRNIKRPSMLKLNGS from the exons ATGGCCAGGATCGCGCCACCGCCCAAAACCTCCTCAGTCGCCGCCGTTGCCATCCTTCTCCTCCTCACCACCGCCCTGCCGCCGCCGGCGGCCAGTTCCCTCTCCTACACGAACTACCGGatcctcctctccctctcccacTCGCTCGCCACCCGCGTGGCCAACCTCCGCCGGGCACGCGGGGACCTCGATGGCTACGGCCGCGCCGCGGCCATCGCCGACCGGCTGGAGCGGGTAATGGGTCTGGGGTTCTGGCGATTGATGGGGTCTGTGGGGTGGGACTACGTGCGGAACTACTCTTGGGGGAGGGACCTGGATTACTGGGAGCTGTACGAGGCTGTACCTGAGCTGAACGAGCTGCTTGGTCTGCTCGGCGAGTACTCCCGTGGGAGAACCGACGCGGAGAGGGCGGCGTGGGTCGGCCGGAATTACGGAAGTGTCCTCAGGGCGTCGAAGTCAATCGTCGGGAGGCTGCTCAGAGTCTTCAGTAAAGCG GGTCCGATGAAGGAGGCGGTGGAGACTCTGCGGAGAGAGGTGGTGGAGGGCGATTTCTTGAGGGACTGTCTCGAGTTGGGCACAGATGACTTGAAAGGTTTGATCCAAATACTGAAGGACTTGGCTGTTCAATACTACTCTTCACCTGATG CATCAGCCTGCAGGTTTAGAAGGTTTAGTATGATTCAGTCTCAAAATGGCAAGTTGACGAAAATCTGGGACGAGGAAACGATTAGGAACATCAAACGTCCTTCCATGCTCAAACTAAATGGATCTTGA
- the LOC116204543 gene encoding uncharacterized protein LOC116204543 isoform X2 has product MARIAPPPKTSSVAAVAILLLLTTALPPPAASSLSYTNYRILLSLSHSLATRVANLRRARGDLDGYGRAAAIADRLERVMGLGFWRLMGSVGWDYVRNYSWGRDLDYWELYEAVPELNELLGLLGEYSRGRTDAERAAWVGRNYGSVLRASKSIVGRLLRVFSKAGPMKEAVETLRREVVEGDFLRDCLELGTDDLKGLIQILKDLAVQYYSSPDGQLILPPLALQHQPAGLEGLV; this is encoded by the exons ATGGCCAGGATCGCGCCACCGCCCAAAACCTCCTCAGTCGCCGCCGTTGCCATCCTTCTCCTCCTCACCACCGCCCTGCCGCCGCCGGCGGCCAGTTCCCTCTCCTACACGAACTACCGGatcctcctctccctctcccacTCGCTCGCCACCCGCGTGGCCAACCTCCGCCGGGCACGCGGGGACCTCGATGGCTACGGCCGCGCCGCGGCCATCGCCGACCGGCTGGAGCGGGTAATGGGTCTGGGGTTCTGGCGATTGATGGGGTCTGTGGGGTGGGACTACGTGCGGAACTACTCTTGGGGGAGGGACCTGGATTACTGGGAGCTGTACGAGGCTGTACCTGAGCTGAACGAGCTGCTTGGTCTGCTCGGCGAGTACTCCCGTGGGAGAACCGACGCGGAGAGGGCGGCGTGGGTCGGCCGGAATTACGGAAGTGTCCTCAGGGCGTCGAAGTCAATCGTCGGGAGGCTGCTCAGAGTCTTCAGTAAAGCG GGTCCGATGAAGGAGGCGGTGGAGACTCTGCGGAGAGAGGTGGTGGAGGGCGATTTCTTGAGGGACTGTCTCGAGTTGGGCACAGATGACTTGAAAGGTTTGATCCAAATACTGAAGGACTTGGCTGTTCAATACTACTCTTCACCTGATG GCCAACTCATTCTGCCGCCACTCGCTCTACAGCATCAGCCTGCAGGTTTAGAAGGTTTAGTATGA